One genomic segment of Tursiops truncatus isolate mTurTru1 chromosome 11, mTurTru1.mat.Y, whole genome shotgun sequence includes these proteins:
- the LOC109549863 gene encoding tubulin alpha-1B chain, whose product MRECISIHVGQAGVQIGNACWELYCLEHGIQPDGQMPSDKTIGGGDDSFNTFFSETGAGKHVPRAVFVDLEPTVIDEVRTGTYRQLFHPEQLITGKEDAANNYARGHYTIGKEIIDLVLDRIRKLADQCTGLQGFLVFHSFGGGTGSGFTSLLMERLSVDYGKKSKLEFSIYPAPQVSTAVVEPYNSILTTHTTLEHSDCAFMVDNEAIYDICRRNLDIERPTYTNLNRLISQIVSSITASLRFDGALNVDLTEFQTNLVPYPRIHFPLATYAPVISAEKAYHEQLSVAEITNACFEPANQMVKCDPRHGKYMACCLLYRGDVVPKDVNAAIATIKTKRSIQFVDWCPTGFKVGINYQPPTVVPGGDLAKVQRAVCMLSNTTAIAEAWARLDHKFDLMYAKRAFVHWYVGEGMEEGEFSEAREDMAALEKDYEEVGVDSVEGEGEEEGEEY is encoded by the exons GATCGGCAATGCCTGCTGGGAGCTCTACTGCCTGGAACACGGCATCCAGCCTGATGGCCAAATGCCAAGTGACAAGACTATTGGGGGAGGAGATGACTCCTTCAACACCTTCTTCAGTGAGACAGGCGCTGGCAAACATGTGCCCAGGGCAGTGTTTGTAGACCTGGAACCCACGGTCATTG atgaAGTTCGCACTGGCACCTACCGCCAGCTCTTCCACCCTGAGCAGCTCATCACAGGCAAGGAAGATGCTGCCAATAACTATGCCCGAGGTCACTACACCATTGGCAAGGAGATCATTGACCTCGTCTTGGACCGAATTCGGAAATTG GCTGACCAGTGCACAGGTCTTCAGGGCTTCTTGGTTTTCCACAGCTTTGGCGGGGGAACTGGTTCCGGGTTCACCTCCCTGCTGATGGAACGTCTCTCTGTCGATTATGGCAAGAAGTCCAAGCTGGAGTTCTCCATTTACCCAGCCCCTCAGGTTTCCACAGCTGTAGTTGAGCCCTACAACTCCATCCTCACCACCCACACCACCCTGGAGCACTCTGATTGTGCCTTCATGGTAGACAACGAGGCCATCTATGACATCTGTCGTAGAAACCTCGATATTGAGCGCCCAACCTACACAAATCTTAACCGCCTTATTAGCCAGATTGTGTCCTCCATCACCGCTTCCCTGCGATTTGATGGAGCCCTGAATGTTGATCTGACAGAATTCCAGACCAACCTGGTGCCCTATCCTCGCATCCACTTCCCTCTGGCCACATACGCCCCTGTCATCTCTGCTGAGAAAGCCTACCATGAACAGCTTTCTGTAGCAGAGATCACCAATGCTTGCTTTGAGCCAGCCAACCAGATGGTGAAATGCGACCCTCGCCATGGTAAATACATGGCTTGCTGCCTGTTGTACCGTGGCGATGTGGTTCCCAAAGATGTCAATGCTGCCATTGCCACCATCAAGACCAAGCGCAGCATCCAGTTTGTGGACTGGTGCCCCACTGGCTTCAAGGTTGGCATTAATTACCAGCCTCCCACTGTGGTACCTGGTGGAGACCTGGCCAAAGTACAGCGAGCTGTGTGCATGCTGAGCAACACCACAGCCATCGCTGAGGCCTGGGCTCGCCTGGACCACAAGTTTGACCTGATGTATGCCAAGCGTGCCTTTGTTCACTGGTACGTGGGTGAGGGCATGGAGGAAGGAGAGTTTTCTGAGGCCCGTGAGGACATGGCTGCCCTTGAGAAGGATTATGAGGAGGTTGGTGTGGATTCTgttgaaggagagggagaggaagaaggagaggaataCTAA